The genomic stretch GTACATCGTTACACCAAGTGCACGACCACGTGGAATGATAGACACTTTGTACACAGGATCATGCTCAGGTACTAAACGGCCAACAATCGCGTGACCTGCTTCATGGTACGCTGTTGACTCTTTGGTCTCTTCTGACATCACCATAGAACGGCGCTCTGCACCCATCATGATTTTGTCTTTCGCTAGCTCAAACTCAACCATAGAGACATTGCGTTTGTTGCCACGTGCAGCAAATAGCGCAGCTTCGTTAACTAAGTTTGCTAGGTCAGCACCAGAGAAACCTGGCGTACCACGAGCGATTAGAGAAGGCTCTACGTCACCAGCTAATGGCACTTTGCGCATGTGTACTTTTAGAATCTGTTCACGACCGCGTACATCAGGAAGACCTACAACTACTTGACGGTCAAAACGACCCGGACGTAGCAATGCAGGGTCTAATACGTCTGGGCGGTTGGTCGCAGCAATAACGATAATACCTTCGTTGCCCTCAAAACCATCCATTTCTACTAGCATTTGGTTCAGTGTTTGCTCACGTTCATCGTGACCCCCACCTACACCAGCTCCACGCTGACGACCTACAGCATCGATTTCATCGATAAAGATAATACAAGGCGCGGCTTTCTTCGCTTGCTCGAACATGTCACGTACACGAGATGCACCAACACCAACGAACATTTCTACGAAATCGGAACCTGAAATAGTAAAGAACGGTACTTTTGCCTCACCTGCGATAGCTTTTGCAAGTAACGTTTTACCCGTACCTGGAGGACCAACCATTAAAACACCAGTTGGAATCTTACCACCCAGTTTTTGGAAACGGCTCGGATCACGTAGGTAATCAACAAGTTCTTTTACGTCTTCTTTTGCTTCGTCACAGCCTGCAACATCAGCGAAAGTGGTTTTGATTTGTTCTTCGCTCATCATACGAGCTTTACTCTTACCGAAAGACATAGCGCCTTTACCGCCGCCGCCTTGCATTTGACGCATGAAGAAAATCCACACACCAATCAGTAAGATCATTGGGAACCAAGAAATGAAAATTGTGCCAAGCAAGCTTTGCTCTTCAGGAGGCGTACCTTGCACTTTCACGTTTTGGTTAATTAGGTCATCTAGAAGCTTCTGATCATACACAGGCATGTAAGTGACCATTTTGGCACCGCCGCCACGACGAACAAAGCTAATTTCACCGTCTTTAAAAGTTGCTTCTTGAATCTGGCCTTGGCCAACTTCCTGTACAAACGTGGTGTAATCCACGGTTCTGCCATTGCTTTCTCCAGGGCCAAAGCTCTGGAATACCGACATCAATACGACAGCGATAACAAGCCACAGAATTAAATTTTTTGCCATGTCACTCAAGGTGTAAGCCTCTCGATAACTAATTGTAATTAAAGGTAGGGTACTACAGTTCACTCACTGTAGCTATAGTGTTAACACGCTCCCGAAAGAGCAAAATAGTTAACCT from Vibrio parahaemolyticus encodes the following:
- the ftsH gene encoding ATP-dependent zinc metalloprotease FtsH, with the translated sequence MAKNLILWLVIAVVLMSVFQSFGPGESNGRTVDYTTFVQEVGQGQIQEATFKDGEISFVRRGGGAKMVTYMPVYDQKLLDDLINQNVKVQGTPPEEQSLLGTIFISWFPMILLIGVWIFFMRQMQGGGGKGAMSFGKSKARMMSEEQIKTTFADVAGCDEAKEDVKELVDYLRDPSRFQKLGGKIPTGVLMVGPPGTGKTLLAKAIAGEAKVPFFTISGSDFVEMFVGVGASRVRDMFEQAKKAAPCIIFIDEIDAVGRQRGAGVGGGHDEREQTLNQMLVEMDGFEGNEGIIVIAATNRPDVLDPALLRPGRFDRQVVVGLPDVRGREQILKVHMRKVPLAGDVEPSLIARGTPGFSGADLANLVNEAALFAARGNKRNVSMVEFELAKDKIMMGAERRSMVMSEETKESTAYHEAGHAIVGRLVPEHDPVYKVSIIPRGRALGVTMYLPEQDRVSMSRQHLESMISSLYGGRLAEELIYGPEKVSTGASNDIERATDIARKMVTQWGFSEKLGPLLYAEDEGEVFLGRSVTQTKHMSDDTAKLIDDEVRQIIDRNYDRAKKILEDNMDIMHAMKDALMKYETIDARQIDDLMERKAEIREPAGWGDSPMNKPKDDDKSQATPEVKEEEKATDSANAAEQVTSQDSASSEVPEKKDSE